A single region of the Brachypodium distachyon strain Bd21 chromosome 3, Brachypodium_distachyon_v3.0, whole genome shotgun sequence genome encodes:
- the LOC100823683 gene encoding uncharacterized protein LOC100823683 translates to MSGVVLELHDGGGADVVFCVVILCLSALSMVFFAASSAAAAGDGKRKRRSEGNGPVFVGGRGCGCGGCRAGAGVCGTYLS, encoded by the coding sequence ATGTCGGGCGTGGTCTTGGAGCtccacgacggcggcggggcggacGTGGTGTTCTGCGTCGTGATCCTCTGCCTGTCGGCGCTGTCCATGGTCTTCTtcgcggcctcctccgccgccgccgccggcgacggcaaaCGGAAGCGGCGCTCCGAGGGGAACGGGCCGGTGTTCGTCGGCGGCAggggctgcggctgcggcggctgccgcgccggcgccggcgtctgCGGCACCTACCTCTCCTGA